A genomic stretch from bacterium includes:
- a CDS encoding D-alanine--D-alanine ligase — protein sequence MAVKPHIAVLLGGISAEREVSLNSGKAVVKALERQGYKVTGIDVGADLAEKLKAAKPDAVFNALHGKYGEDGCVQGVLEIMGLPYTHSGVLASSMAMHKPTAKIIFQAAGIPTAEGKVVSKEEALKADPLPRPFILKPIDEGSSVGVKFYRQGDNQFITESDWSYGGHVLAERCMDGREVQVAVLNDQALGAIEIRPKNAFYDYEAKYTVGKADHLMPAPIRPDAYEQVCRYAEMAHKALGCRGLSRSDFIYYGETETKPGKFVILELNTQPGMTELSLSPEIAAHAGITFDQLVTMLVEEALKQRSIQVESERRHG from the coding sequence ATGGCGGTTAAGCCTCATATTGCTGTTCTGCTCGGCGGGATATCGGCAGAACGCGAGGTATCCCTTAACAGCGGCAAGGCCGTGGTGAAGGCGCTGGAGCGCCAGGGCTACAAGGTCACCGGCATTGATGTGGGGGCGGACCTGGCCGAGAAGCTCAAGGCCGCCAAGCCGGATGCGGTATTCAACGCGCTGCATGGCAAATACGGTGAAGATGGCTGCGTGCAGGGTGTGCTGGAGATCATGGGGCTGCCCTATACGCATTCCGGCGTGCTGGCATCCAGCATGGCGATGCATAAGCCGACGGCGAAGATCATCTTTCAGGCCGCAGGTATTCCGACCGCAGAAGGCAAGGTGGTGAGCAAGGAAGAGGCGCTGAAGGCCGACCCGCTGCCGCGTCCTTTCATTTTGAAGCCGATCGACGAGGGGTCCAGCGTCGGCGTGAAATTCTACCGCCAGGGCGATAACCAGTTCATTACCGAAAGCGACTGGAGCTATGGTGGCCATGTGCTGGCCGAGCGCTGCATGGACGGGCGTGAAGTGCAGGTGGCGGTGCTGAATGACCAGGCGCTGGGCGCCATCGAAATCCGCCCGAAGAACGCGTTTTACGATTACGAAGCCAAATACACGGTCGGCAAGGCGGACCATCTGATGCCCGCGCCGATCCGCCCGGATGCGTATGAGCAGGTGTGCCGCTATGCCGAGATGGCGCATAAGGCGCTGGGCTGCCGCGGGCTTTCGCGCAGCGACTTCATTTATTATGGTGAGACGGAAACCAAACCCGGCAAGTTCGTGATTCTGGAGCTGAACACGCAGCCGGGCATGACGGAGCTTTCGCTCTCGCCGGAAATTGCCGCGCATGCGGGCATCACGTTCGACCAGCTGGTGACCATGCTGGTGGAGGAAGCACTCAAGCAACGTTCC
- a CDS encoding DUF2671 domain-containing protein, whose amino-acid sequence MTTSEKILRGIKLNTTIQKTPENSDSAADVMANPSYLRQSSALINEALQKGYDVLQLANGDIVTTGSKIVVTQYSWDMDRGKLVKSKSTTQTRRGRPRRNASILEQEDELEIL is encoded by the coding sequence ATGACAACCAGTGAAAAAATCCTTCGCGGCATCAAGCTGAACACCACCATTCAGAAAACGCCGGAAAACAGCGATTCCGCCGCCGATGTGATGGCCAACCCCAGCTATCTTCGCCAGTCGTCCGCACTGATTAACGAAGCGCTGCAAAAAGGTTACGACGTGCTGCAACTCGCCAATGGCGATATCGTTACCACCGGCAGCAAAATTGTGGTGACGCAATATTCCTGGGATATGGACCGGGGCAAGCTGGTGAAAAGCAAATCCACCACGCAAACCCGCCGTGGCCGCCCGCGCCGCAATGCCAGCATTCTGGAACAGGAAGACGAGCTGGAAATCCTGTAA
- the rfbA gene encoding glucose-1-phosphate thymidylyltransferase RfbA yields MKGIILAGGSGTRLAPMTAAVCKQLLPIYDKPMIYYPLSVLMLAGIREVLIISTPRDVPIIRDVLGNGAHLGIKLTYLEQPKPEGIAQALVLGEDFIGGEPVMLILGDNLFYGSQLAGLVKEAAGLKRGARVFATHVRDPERYGVVRFDMQGKPAELVEKPKQHLSPWAVTGLYAYDGQAAELAKSLKPSARGELEITDLNRLYLERRQLGVVKLPRGTAWLDTGTPDALLAASQFVQVLEQRQGFKIACIEEVACRMGYITPTQMLGFAGHYKSDYGQYLKTIAEELGA; encoded by the coding sequence ATGAAGGGCATTATTCTGGCCGGTGGTTCCGGCACGCGGCTGGCGCCGATGACGGCGGCGGTGTGCAAGCAGCTGCTGCCGATTTATGACAAGCCGATGATTTATTATCCGCTGTCGGTGCTGATGCTGGCGGGGATTCGGGAGGTGCTGATCATCTCCACGCCGCGGGATGTGCCGATCATTCGCGATGTGCTGGGGAATGGGGCGCATCTGGGCATCAAGCTAACGTATCTGGAGCAGCCGAAGCCGGAGGGGATTGCGCAGGCGCTGGTGCTGGGGGAGGATTTCATCGGCGGGGAGCCGGTGATGCTGATTCTGGGAGATAACCTGTTTTACGGCTCGCAGCTGGCGGGGCTGGTGAAGGAAGCGGCGGGGTTAAAGCGCGGGGCACGGGTGTTCGCCACCCATGTGCGCGACCCGGAGCGCTACGGCGTGGTGCGGTTTGACATGCAGGGCAAACCGGCGGAACTGGTGGAAAAACCCAAGCAGCATCTTTCACCCTGGGCGGTGACGGGGCTTTATGCCTATGACGGGCAGGCCGCCGAGCTGGCGAAGAGTCTGAAGCCTTCCGCACGCGGAGAGCTGGAGATTACCGATCTCAACCGGCTTTATCTGGAGCGCCGCCAATTGGGGGTGGTGAAGCTGCCGCGCGGCACGGCCTGGCTGGATACCGGCACGCCGGATGCGCTGCTGGCGGCCAGCCAGTTTGTGCAGGTGCTGGAGCAGCGGCAGGGTTTCAAGATCGCCTGCATCGAGGAAGTGGCCTGCCGGATGGGCTATATCACGCCCACGCAGATGCTGGGTTTTGCTGGGCATTACAAGAGCGATTACGGGCAATATCTCAAGACGATCGCGGAAGAGCTTGGAGCGTAG
- the hppD gene encoding 4-hydroxyphenylpyruvate dioxygenase, with product MVEDRINPMGTDGFEFVEFTSPEPEKLEALFNSLGFTKIATHRSKKVYLFRQGDINFILNAEPDGHASNFSQSHGPSCNAMAFRVKDARAALDRAKSLGAKVFEGGKVGPMELHIPAIEGIGGSLIYLVDLYGSRGSIYDIDFVYLDSVPRHPEGMGLTYLDHLTHNVFRGQMDTWANFYEKLFNFREIRYFDIEGKLTGLKSKAMTSPCGKIRIPINESSDDKSQIEEFLQQYKGEGIQHIALGSKDIYETVEKLRAIGTSFMNTPDTYYTLIPKRLPRHGEDVERLKKNRILIDGAPDSAEGKNDGGRLLQIFTNTVIGPIFFEIIQRKGDEGFGEGNFRALFESIELDQIERGVLQA from the coding sequence ATGGTGGAAGACCGCATCAACCCGATGGGTACCGACGGTTTTGAGTTCGTGGAGTTCACCTCCCCGGAGCCGGAAAAGCTTGAGGCGCTGTTCAACAGCCTCGGTTTCACCAAAATCGCCACGCACCGTTCCAAAAAGGTTTATCTGTTCCGCCAGGGCGATATCAATTTCATCCTGAATGCCGAGCCGGACGGGCATGCCTCCAATTTCTCCCAAAGCCATGGGCCGAGCTGCAACGCCATGGCCTTTCGCGTCAAGGATGCCCGTGCGGCGCTGGACCGCGCCAAATCACTCGGCGCCAAGGTGTTTGAGGGTGGCAAGGTCGGCCCGATGGAGCTGCATATCCCGGCCATCGAGGGCATTGGCGGCAGTTTGATTTATCTGGTGGACCTCTATGGTTCGCGCGGGTCGATCTATGACATCGATTTCGTCTATCTGGATTCCGTGCCGCGTCATCCGGAAGGGATGGGGCTGACCTATCTTGACCACCTGACGCATAACGTGTTTCGCGGGCAGATGGATACCTGGGCAAATTTCTATGAGAAGCTCTTCAATTTCCGCGAGATCCGCTATTTCGACATCGAAGGTAAGCTGACCGGGCTGAAGAGCAAGGCCATGACCAGCCCGTGCGGCAAGATCCGCATCCCCATCAATGAATCTTCCGACGATAAGTCGCAGATCGAGGAATTTCTACAGCAATACAAGGGCGAGGGCATTCAGCATATCGCGCTGGGCAGCAAGGATATTTACGAGACGGTGGAAAAGCTGCGCGCCATCGGCACCAGCTTCATGAACACACCGGATACCTATTATACCCTGATTCCCAAGCGCCTGCCGCGCCATGGCGAGGATGTGGAGCGGCTGAAGAAAAACCGCATCCTGATCGACGGCGCGCCGGACAGCGCCGAGGGCAAGAACGACGGCGGACGGTTGCTGCAGATTTTCACCAATACGGTGATCGGGCCGATTTTCTTTGAGATCATCCAGCGCAAGGGGGATGAAGGGTTTGGTGAAGGCAACTTCCGCGCCCTGTTCGAATCCATCGAGTTGGACCAGATCGAGCGTGGGGTGCTGCAGGCTTAG
- a CDS encoding histidine phosphatase family protein has translation MKKLILFRHTKAVPDDVMADDHARPLSARGREAAELMGVFMAEKGIMAARALCSTAQRTRETLELASGAWQGTVIETEYLKDLYLAPPLKILALIHSQPDDMGSLMVVGHNPGLHMLAVELAASGRDNLLAKLTEHFPTGALTEITFNVESWGELLPRTGHVTHFATPRLISPQEE, from the coding sequence ATGAAAAAACTCATCCTTTTCCGCCACACCAAGGCCGTGCCAGACGACGTGATGGCCGACGACCATGCCCGGCCCCTTTCCGCCCGCGGGCGCGAAGCCGCCGAACTGATGGGCGTGTTCATGGCTGAAAAAGGCATCATGGCCGCCAGGGCGCTTTGCTCCACCGCCCAGCGCACGCGTGAAACGCTGGAGCTGGCTTCCGGCGCATGGCAGGGCACTGTCATCGAGACCGAATACCTCAAGGATCTTTACCTCGCCCCTCCGTTGAAAATTCTGGCCCTTATCCACAGCCAGCCGGACGATATGGGCAGCCTGATGGTGGTGGGCCATAATCCCGGCCTGCACATGCTGGCCGTGGAACTGGCCGCCAGCGGCCGCGACAACCTGCTGGCCAAGCTGACCGAACATTTCCCGACCGGCGCGCTGACGGAAATCACTTTCAACGTGGAAAGCTGGGGCGAATTGCTGCCCCGCACCGGGCACGTCACCCATTTCGCCACCCCGCGCCTCATCTCCCCCCAGGAAGAATAA
- a CDS encoding homogentisate 1,2-dioxygenase: MKEWVRFQKQDGITSRQAHCDLPEGTYEREFGREGFFGPTSHLYHTHKPTGWVGFDGPLKPRAFDYTRHGKPTSSPWDAVPILGNSALRFRFWSTSGKMDHLVSNGDGDDLLFVHRGEGDFYCDFGHMRFREGDYILLPRGLMWRVECTGEASFLLMEATNDGYRLPVKGAVGPHAIFDPAIMDVPSLNDTFQAQKHERETVVVIKKRNLLTRLTYPFNPLDAIGWKGDNLPVRINWRDIRPLMSHRYHLPPSAHTTFLCSRFVVCTFVPRPMETDPGALKIPFFHSNNDYDEIIFYHMGEFFSRDNIHPGMITLHPCGFAHGPHPKAFKAGAGQTHAKKETDEVAVMIDTRDAVEVAPEATEVEWDGYAGSWRE, encoded by the coding sequence ATGAAGGAATGGGTTCGTTTTCAGAAACAGGATGGCATCACCTCGCGCCAGGCGCATTGCGACCTGCCGGAGGGGACCTATGAGCGGGAATTCGGGCGGGAAGGGTTCTTCGGCCCGACCAGCCATCTCTACCATACGCATAAGCCGACCGGCTGGGTAGGGTTTGACGGGCCGTTAAAGCCGCGCGCGTTTGATTACACCAGGCATGGCAAACCGACCTCCAGCCCGTGGGACGCGGTGCCGATTCTGGGTAACAGCGCGCTGCGTTTCCGTTTCTGGTCCACCAGCGGGAAGATGGACCATCTGGTGAGCAATGGCGATGGGGACGACCTGCTGTTCGTGCATCGCGGGGAGGGGGATTTTTACTGCGATTTCGGGCATATGCGCTTTCGCGAGGGGGATTACATCCTGCTGCCGCGCGGGTTGATGTGGCGGGTGGAATGCACGGGCGAAGCCAGCTTTCTGCTGATGGAGGCCACCAATGACGGCTATCGCCTGCCGGTGAAAGGGGCCGTGGGGCCGCATGCGATTTTCGACCCCGCCATCATGGATGTGCCAAGCCTGAATGATACTTTCCAGGCGCAAAAGCATGAGCGCGAGACGGTGGTGGTGATCAAGAAGCGCAACCTGCTCACACGGCTGACCTATCCGTTCAACCCGCTGGATGCCATTGGCTGGAAGGGGGACAACCTGCCGGTGCGCATCAACTGGCGCGATATCCGCCCGCTGATGAGCCATCGCTACCATCTGCCGCCCTCGGCGCATACCACCTTTTTGTGCAGCCGCTTCGTGGTGTGCACCTTTGTGCCGCGCCCGATGGAGACGGACCCCGGCGCGCTGAAAATTCCCTTCTTCCATTCCAACAATGATTATGACGAAATCATCTTCTACCACATGGGCGAGTTCTTCAGCCGCGACAACATCCACCCCGGCATGATCACGCTGCACCCATGCGGCTTCGCCCACGGCCCGCACCCCAAGGCCTTCAAGGCCGGGGCAGGGCAGACGCATGCGAAGAAGGAAACCGACGAAGTGGCCGTGATGATCGACACGCGCGATGCGGTGGAAGTGGCGCCGGAAGCGACAGAGGTGGAGTGGGATGGGTATGCGGGGAGCTGGAGGGAGTAA
- a CDS encoding RNA degradosome polyphosphate kinase: protein MARSRKTPPNIPAIAEKLFGKPERRYLNRELSWLAFNARVIEEANNVRHPLLERVRFLSISASNMDEFFMVRVAGLNDQLKWDNPEPSHDGMSPAQQLTKILARAGELMQWQQESWLTLRAELAGQGIEVLDAAAFDEGALNESDMAWLKAYFFNNIFATLTPIAIDPAHPFPFLPNRSMSAIFDLRHQERGKRMIAVLPFPNKLGRFVKLPARHGKGAHPSSVRLVQTETLIQIFLDSLFPGYEVLASGTFRVLRDSDLEVSDEAEDLVRTYEKAVKDRKRGEVIRLKVARHMTPFLQRFVAEKLEVPPEYIIEVEGMLGLAALSELCDIDRPDLKFLPYTPRYPERISDFNGDCLAAIAAKDIVIHHPYESFDVVVQFLRQAAQDEDVISIKQTLYRTSNNSSIVKALVEAAESGKAVTAVVELSARFDEEANIRWARDLEHAGAQVVYGIVNMKTHAKISLVTKRIHKENGETSLKSYVHFGTGNYHPVTAKIYTDLSFFTCDPELCRDAAVLFNYLTGYAPPVGFSKLIMAPHNMRETFMALIDNEIAHARAGRPASIWAKMNALVDSQMMDALYRASTEGVKIDLVVRGVCCLRPGIKGLSENIRIKSIVGRFLEHSRIYCFGNGHAMPSNKARVFISSADWMNRNLSRRVEFMVEIENATVHEQVLDQIMAANMLDNLQSWEMDGDGHYARLQPGDHPFSAHEYFMTNPSLSGRGKALKQSFPSLRSGGVSGGGLMGYGAKPEASVNEKDKA from the coding sequence ATGGCCCGTTCGCGCAAAACACCGCCGAATATTCCCGCCATTGCCGAAAAGCTTTTCGGCAAGCCCGAGCGGCGTTACCTCAATCGCGAGCTTTCGTGGCTGGCCTTCAACGCCCGCGTGATCGAGGAAGCCAATAATGTGCGCCATCCGCTGCTGGAGCGGGTGCGTTTCCTTTCCATCTCCGCTTCCAACATGGATGAGTTTTTCATGGTGCGTGTGGCGGGGCTGAACGACCAGTTGAAATGGGACAATCCCGAACCCAGCCATGACGGCATGTCGCCCGCGCAGCAGCTGACGAAAATTCTGGCGCGTGCGGGCGAGCTGATGCAGTGGCAGCAGGAAAGCTGGCTGACGTTGCGGGCCGAATTGGCCGGGCAGGGTATCGAGGTGCTGGATGCCGCCGCTTTCGACGAAGGTGCATTGAACGAGAGCGATATGGCCTGGCTGAAGGCTTATTTCTTCAACAATATCTTCGCCACGCTCACACCCATTGCCATTGATCCGGCGCATCCGTTTCCGTTTCTTCCAAACCGATCCATGAGCGCGATTTTCGACCTGCGCCATCAGGAGCGGGGCAAACGGATGATTGCCGTGCTGCCGTTCCCGAACAAGCTTGGGCGATTCGTGAAATTACCCGCCCGTCACGGCAAGGGGGCGCACCCGTCCAGTGTGCGGCTGGTGCAGACGGAAACGCTGATCCAGATTTTTCTGGATAGTCTTTTTCCCGGTTATGAGGTGCTGGCTTCAGGCACCTTCCGTGTGCTGCGCGACAGCGACCTTGAAGTATCGGACGAGGCTGAAGACCTGGTGCGCACCTATGAAAAGGCGGTGAAGGACCGCAAGCGCGGCGAGGTGATACGCCTGAAGGTGGCGCGGCACATGACGCCGTTTCTGCAGCGTTTCGTGGCGGAGAAACTTGAGGTGCCGCCGGAATATATCATCGAGGTGGAAGGCATGCTCGGCCTGGCTGCCTTGAGCGAGCTGTGCGACATCGACCGGCCGGACCTGAAGTTTCTGCCCTACACGCCACGCTACCCAGAGCGTATCAGCGATTTCAACGGGGACTGCCTGGCGGCGATTGCGGCGAAAGACATTGTGATTCATCACCCTTACGAGAGTTTCGATGTGGTGGTGCAGTTTCTACGGCAGGCTGCGCAGGATGAGGATGTGATCTCCATCAAGCAGACGCTCTATCGCACCAGCAATAATTCCTCCATCGTCAAGGCGCTGGTGGAGGCGGCGGAATCCGGTAAGGCGGTGACGGCGGTAGTGGAATTGTCCGCCCGGTTCGACGAAGAGGCTAACATCCGCTGGGCGCGTGACCTGGAGCATGCCGGCGCGCAGGTGGTCTATGGTATCGTGAACATGAAGACGCATGCGAAGATCTCGCTCGTGACCAAACGCATTCACAAGGAAAACGGCGAGACGAGCCTGAAGAGCTACGTGCATTTCGGCACAGGCAACTATCACCCGGTGACGGCGAAAATTTATACGGACCTTTCCTTTTTCACCTGCGACCCGGAGCTGTGCCGGGATGCGGCGGTGCTGTTCAACTATCTCACGGGTTATGCGCCGCCGGTCGGGTTTTCCAAGCTCATCATGGCGCCGCATAATATGCGCGAGACCTTCATGGCGCTGATCGATAATGAGATTGCCCATGCGCGCGCGGGGCGGCCGGCTTCCATCTGGGCAAAGATGAATGCGCTGGTGGATTCGCAGATGATGGACGCGCTGTACCGCGCCTCGACCGAAGGCGTGAAGATTGACCTGGTGGTGCGCGGTGTGTGCTGCCTTCGTCCGGGTATCAAGGGGCTGTCGGAGAATATCCGCATCAAATCCATTGTTGGGCGGTTTCTTGAGCATTCGCGTATCTATTGCTTCGGCAACGGGCATGCGATGCCGTCGAACAAGGCGCGGGTATTTATTTCCAGCGCGGACTGGATGAACCGTAATTTAAGCCGCCGGGTGGAATTCATGGTGGAGATCGAAAACGCCACCGTGCATGAGCAGGTGCTGGACCAGATCATGGCGGCCAACATGCTAGATAATCTGCAAAGCTGGGAAATGGACGGCGACGGGCATTATGCGCGCCTGCAACCGGGCGACCATCCTTTCTCGGCGCATGAATATTTCATGACGAACCCGAGCCTTTCTGGTAGAGGCAAGGCGCTGAAACAATCATTCCCCAGTTTGCGTTCCGGCGGGGTGTCGGGGGGCGGATTGATGGGGTATGGTGCAAAGCCTGAGGCAAGCGTCAATGAAAAGGACAAAGCGTGA
- the rfbB gene encoding dTDP-glucose 4,6-dehydratase: MPSTLLITGGAGFIGSSLVRLALKEKHTVVVLDSLTYAGSLENLAEVLNDITFVQGDINDASLVEGLLAEHKPQAILNLAAETHVDNSIHAAEPFIETNIRGTYTLLEAARCFHANLKGKALERFRFIQVSTDEVFGDAAEGECFSETSPYRPSSPYSASKAAADHLVMAWHRTYGLPAIITHCSNNYGPRQHAEKLIPTIVRSALAGKPIPIYGDGKQVRDWLYVDDHSRGLLACVKDGVPGTRYCFGGKTESTNIDLATNICSLLDGIKPQKTGKPYSSLIKHVTDRLGHDRRYAIDPTHAQYSLNWKPTTNLTAGLKHTIRHMLAG; the protein is encoded by the coding sequence ATGCCATCCACCCTCCTCATCACCGGCGGTGCCGGGTTCATCGGGTCCAGCCTTGTTCGGCTGGCGCTGAAGGAAAAGCACACCGTCGTGGTGCTGGACAGCCTGACCTATGCGGGTTCGCTGGAGAATCTGGCGGAAGTGCTGAATGACATCACCTTCGTGCAGGGGGATATCAACGATGCGTCGCTGGTGGAAGGGTTGCTGGCGGAGCATAAGCCGCAGGCCATCCTTAACCTGGCGGCGGAAACGCATGTGGATAATTCCATCCATGCCGCCGAACCCTTTATCGAGACCAACATACGCGGCACCTACACCTTGCTGGAAGCAGCGCGCTGCTTCCATGCTAACCTCAAAGGCAAGGCGCTTGAGCGTTTCCGCTTCATCCAGGTTTCCACCGATGAAGTGTTCGGCGATGCCGCCGAGGGAGAGTGTTTCTCCGAAACCTCGCCCTACCGGCCCAGCTCGCCCTATTCCGCCTCCAAAGCGGCAGCGGACCATCTGGTGATGGCCTGGCACCGCACCTACGGGCTGCCCGCCATCATCACCCATTGTTCCAACAATTACGGCCCGCGCCAGCATGCGGAAAAGCTCATCCCCACCATTGTGCGCTCGGCGCTGGCGGGCAAGCCCATCCCCATTTACGGCGACGGCAAGCAGGTGCGCGACTGGCTCTATGTGGATGATCATTCGCGCGGGCTGCTTGCATGCGTGAAAGACGGGGTGCCCGGCACGCGCTACTGCTTCGGCGGCAAGACGGAATCCACCAATATCGACCTTGCCACCAATATCTGCAGCCTGCTGGACGGCATCAAGCCGCAAAAAACCGGCAAGCCCTACAGCAGCCTCATCAAACACGTCACCGACCGCCTTGGGCACGACCGGCGCTACGCCATCGACCCCACCCACGCGCAATACAGCCTTAACTGGAAGCCGACCACCAACCTTACCGCTGGCCTGAAGCATACGATTCGGCATATGCTCGCTGGGTGA
- a CDS encoding argininosuccinate synthase, protein MGSINKVVLAYSGGLDTSIILRWLQDTYACEVVTFTADLGQGEELEPARKRAESMGVKEIFVDDLREEFVRDFVYPMFRANALYEGCYLLGTSIARPLIAKRQIEIANQTGADAVSHGATGKGNDQVRFELGYYALKPDVKVIAPWREWDLNSRAKLIEYAEKRGIDIPRGKRNAPPYSMDGNLLHISYEGEILEDPWTRPDEDMFLRSVSPEKAPNEPEYIELEFEQGDAVALNGKRLTPAAMLTKLNELGGKHGIGRLDLVENRFVGIKSRGIYETPGGTILLQAHRGIESITLDRASAHLKDELMPRYAELIYNGFWFSPEREMLQALIDKSQECVTGTVRLKLFKGQVSVDGRKSAFSLYSKAHATFDADVVYNQKDAEGFIKLNALRLQLKSRQTEALKKAGATKTKAA, encoded by the coding sequence ATGGGCAGCATCAACAAGGTCGTTCTGGCATATTCCGGCGGGTTGGACACCTCCATCATCCTGCGCTGGCTTCAGGATACCTACGCGTGCGAAGTGGTGACCTTCACGGCCGACCTCGGCCAGGGCGAGGAGCTGGAACCCGCCCGTAAACGCGCCGAAAGCATGGGCGTGAAAGAGATTTTCGTGGATGACCTACGCGAGGAATTCGTCCGGGATTTCGTGTACCCGATGTTCCGTGCCAATGCGCTGTATGAGGGCTGCTACCTGCTGGGCACCTCCATTGCCCGCCCGCTGATTGCCAAGCGGCAGATCGAGATTGCCAACCAAACGGGGGCGGATGCCGTTTCCCACGGGGCGACGGGCAAGGGGAACGACCAGGTGCGCTTCGAGCTTGGCTATTACGCGCTGAAGCCGGATGTGAAGGTGATTGCGCCGTGGCGGGAATGGGATTTGAACTCCCGCGCGAAGCTTATTGAATATGCCGAGAAGCGCGGCATCGACATCCCACGTGGCAAACGCAACGCACCCCCCTATTCCATGGACGGCAACCTGCTGCATATCTCTTATGAAGGGGAGATTCTGGAAGATCCCTGGACGCGCCCGGACGAGGACATGTTCCTGCGATCCGTCAGCCCGGAAAAAGCCCCGAACGAGCCGGAATATATCGAGCTGGAATTCGAACAGGGCGATGCGGTGGCCCTGAATGGCAAGCGTCTGACGCCTGCGGCCATGCTGACCAAACTGAACGAACTCGGCGGCAAGCATGGTATCGGCCGTCTGGACCTGGTGGAGAACCGGTTTGTCGGCATCAAATCCCGCGGGATTTACGAAACGCCGGGCGGCACCATTCTGCTCCAGGCGCATCGCGGCATTGAGTCCATTACGCTGGATCGTGCCTCTGCCCACCTGAAGGATGAACTGATGCCGCGCTATGCGGAGCTGATCTATAACGGCTTCTGGTTCTCGCCGGAGCGGGAGATGCTGCAGGCCCTGATCGACAAAAGCCAGGAATGCGTCACCGGCACGGTGCGGCTGAAACTCTTTAAAGGTCAGGTGAGCGTGGATGGGCGCAAGTCGGCCTTCAGCCTCTACAGCAAGGCGCACGCGACCTTCGATGCGGATGTGGTGTATAACCAGAAGGATGCCGAAGGCTTTATCAAGCTCAACGCCTTGCGCCTGCAGCTTAAAAGCCGCCAGACGGAAGCGCTGAAAAAGGCCGGGGCCACCAAAACAAAAGCCGCCTGA